In Bos indicus x Bos taurus breed Angus x Brahman F1 hybrid chromosome 23, Bos_hybrid_MaternalHap_v2.0, whole genome shotgun sequence, the genomic window CCCACCCCTTCATCCTTACCACTCAGACCCCCTTGCGCCTGCCCTGCTGTCTCTGGAAAGGTCCATTATTTGAGTAGTaaaccttttcatactgttttgataTATGTGACATCATCCATTCCAACATCCAAACCAGTTCTGGGTGGGGGTTGATTTCGTCCTCCAAGAGGCACCCAGAAAACGTGGATTGCTCAATTGATTTTCAGAAACTATGACTTCAGTTTCTCCAGTTCTCGTTCCCTGCCATGGCTGGGTGACCAAGGGAAGCTCTGTGGCTGGGAGAGGCCTGAATGGCTCAGTCACCACATGGTGGATGGTGGCCCTGGAGAATGTCCTGATTCACAGCCGACTTTGCACAAGCAAGACACCCACTTGTGTTGTGTTAAGCCTCTGTGCCTCCTGGGTGGTCTGTTTCCGCAGCGTTTCCTTTCCTGCCATGATTATTGTATGTTAGAGCTGACTTTGCACAAGCAAGACACCCACTTGTGTTGTGTTAAGCCTCTGTGCCTCCTGGGTGGTCTGTTTCCGCAGTGTTTCCTTTCCTGCCATGATTACTGTATGTTAGAATGTCTTGCCCCTCTACCCACAGCATTACCACCTGTTTCCATTCTCAAGACTCAGGCACTTTGTTCTGATTATCTGCCGCCAGACCCACTCCCAGTTTGTGTGTTCTGAGCTTGTAATCCTCGTGCTCACCGAGAAGGCCCACAGAAATGTGTTCAGGTGACCGCACTTTCACAGGAGGGGGAGTTACTGAAATTCTCATTGAAGGTCTCCGGAGGTAGGGAGTGGAAAGGTAAAAACCAGAGTCTAATCTTCTGTTGTTTGATAGCTTGGTGACTTTGGGAGGTTTGGCgacttctctgggccttagtcacctcatctgtgaaacaaatATTCACAATGCTATTTGTTAACAGTAATATACAATCAGATAGGATGAGAGAGTCTTTTGAGATCGTTCTGAGACCTTCTAACTGTATAGATAATGACAACAGCCTCTATTGATTGGGTGCCTACTCATAGTAAAATACCTGTTATTTAAGCATTGCGTCACTCCTATGATATACTGTTATTATGTcctattttgcagatggggaaactaggTTCAAAGAGGTTTAGAAGTCCGCCAAAAGCACACAGCCAGTAGATAGCAGAGCTATCTGAATCCAGATCTATCTTGCTGGTGCCAGAGCCCAAGCACATGGACTGGCTACTCTGCCAGCAGCAAGACAAGCACAGTGGACGGTCCAGGAAGCAGCTTGGGGAACATCTGCTTCATCCCCATTGCTTGGTCCTCTGTCCCTTTGGTCTGGGAGCTGGCACTGTTGGCCTCTCCCTCTCAAGCCCAGGACTGGGCATTCATACCTCATTACCTACCCACCAGGCCTCAGTCACGTGGAAGATGCAGGGTTTTTAGCTGGAACATAGAGGCGGCTGCTCCTGgtcctccacttcctcctctcctttttcttcctcctcactGGGGAGGAAATCAAAAGTTTGGGAGGGAACCTAGAGGGTACACTATCTACCACTATCCTAAGACTCTGTTTGGGAAGGGTGGGTGGACCCAGAGGCTTCTGTGGGTGAAAGCCGGAAGTTGGGGGGCAGCAGGGAGTGCTGGGTGTTTGGGGGGACAAAGAAAGCTCATCTGGATCATGGGAGCCCTGCTGGGGCACCGCTGATGGTCTTGCAGAGGTGAACGCAACAGAGCACTCCTTTCCAAGGAGTGCTATCGCTCACGTCTGGTAAGAGTCATAGACGTTCGTCTCCCCTCACgttttattgagcacttagtaCATATAAAGGATTTTGCTAGGTGCTAGCGATAGGTCTGTGAACAAGACACAAAAATCCTTGCCCTGGGAGAGCTGACGTTCTACTGTAGGgggtaaataagtaaaatattaatatatgccaGGTGATCAACAtctgaggacaaaaaaaaaaaaaataagaaaggggcttcaggagttgtggtgtgAGGAGAGGGTATTCAGGGAAGACATTACTAACAATGCGAAATTTAAGCAAAGATCTAAAGGGAGTGAATGAGgattagtcagtcagtcgtgtcctactctctaCGACTCCAtcaactgcagcctgccaggctcctttctccgtgggattctccaggcaagaatactgaagtgggtcgccatttccttctccaggggaatcttcccaacccagggatcaaacccacactgcaggcaaattctttaccatctgaaccaccaggccTTTCCTAAAGGGAGCCAGGCAGGCAGGAGAAGGAGTTGCCCAGGTGGAGGAACAGCCAGGGCAAAAGTCTAGGGAGGGACCTTGCCTGGCATATTCAGAAACAGCAAAGAGGAGTGAGAGAGAATGGAAATGTTAGAAGAGGTTAGAGAGGTCAAAGGAACATTACAGTATTCTTTATTCAGCAGTTCTGCTctcagcacctactgtgtgtgaGAAATAGAACTGTGATCATGAGTGCAAAAATCACTGCCTTCCTGGAGTTGAGGGggatagaaaaatttaaaaacaggataAAGAAGATAAATTCAGAGTCATATACGATGTGAACACGGCAAACCCAGGTGATGGGCCTGCTCCAGCTGGGTGTCCGAGAGGGCTGCAGCCTGGGGCAGGAGAGGGAAGCAGCCAGACAGGGCTCCCGGGGCGGGACACGCGGAGCAGGGCAGGCAGTTGTTGGTTTTGTTTCAGCTGGAGCCCCAGGGCCTGCACACAGTAGGCGCTCAgtatttgctccttgaaagactACTGACATTGTCGGACAGAGGGCTGATGGATGGCAGTGATAATGTCATAAGCCCCAGCCCTGGGGACCGTTGACGTGTGAGCGTGTGCACGTCTGGGGGGTGCAGATGACAATTCTGTGGGGCAGGCAGGTGGGTCTGGCCCACTCTCCTGTGCACCAGGGGAGAAGCTACCTATCTGGGGGACACTGTGGGCAAATCTTCCAAAACTGCTTAGTCCCCTCTAGGCACAAGTCAGGTCCCACGGACACCTTGTGTCCCCCGAACCCCAGCCACACAGACGCCCCTGGGGCCTGAGAGACTGCCCAGCCTGGCAGGTGGAGGGGGCGGTGTGGGAGAAGGAGGCAGGCCAGGCTGTCTCCCCGCAGGACACGGGGGAGATTTGCTTCCAGAAGAAGGGGTGCAAGAGTGGGTGCTGCCCCCGGTCTGCTGAGAACTGCGAGTTGTACTGCACCGTAAGGGGGTCCAAGGGCAGGACGTGTACCCAGGGGTGGGTGTCGGGGCCTCGGGGGAGCTGAGGGGGAGAGACCCACAGAAGGCGGAACTGGAGCGCACCCAGGGgccaggggaaggagggaggggtagGTGGGCGGAAACAACTGGGGAATTCTCTGCTGGGGGAGACTTCGGACAGACCCAAGGTGGGTTCCTCCCCCCAGGGGCGTGGAATCCTGGAtggtggggcagggatggggtCCGGCGATGCTTCTTTTTCTAACATGGGTTCCCGTTCTCCGGGGGTCTTCTCAGCAGACCCTGAAGAAGCACGGTCAATGGCACAGTTTAGGTCTGGCCCTAATCCTGGGTCTTCCTCTGCCTTAACCACCCTCATCCCAAGCCCCAGGAGTTCTGCTGTGGCTTCCTGGGAGGAAGTGGACTGAGAGAGGAACTGAGTGTGCTGGAGAGGGGAGCTGATTGACCCATGAGAGGATTTAAGGAGAGGAGATGGGGCCCCCTCTCAGTGTTCATCCACTTAGGACTGGTAGGTGGGATAACAGGGGAAAGCCAATGCCAGGGGCGGAGTGAGGAGGGCACTGTGCAACCCTAGAGGTcagcctggaggaggtgaccagaggcacagactcagagCAGCTGGGCGAGAAGGTCCTTtatgcccaggctcctctgctgtgcACAAGTCGAGGGCCCCCGAGCTGGGTTGTGCTGAAGGTGGGGGCTGCCCCCAGAGCAGCCCTCAAGGCTGAGGTCAAAGTGCCGCCTTTCCCTGGCATTCCTCGGCCTGGATAACAGGTATCCCTGCCAGCTGGACCTGACTTGTATATTTCCAAAGAATCAGAAATAGTTTAAAATCATCTATAGCCATtgtaagaaaattgaaaaaaagaagccAGCTGAGAAAGCTTTCTTTTAATGATCGCTCTTCGTTGCCTCCTCCCACTTCTCCACCTACTCCTGTGCCACCCAGACTGTGTGTTCCTTTGCCCAGTTCCCAGAGCCTCCCCCAAGGGGGAGGGGCTAGGAGGGAGAGATGATGCACTATCACTGAGATAAAAAGCTTGCAATGTTGCTGGCAGCCATTGCCCCCCTTCCTTGCAAAACCCCAGAATTGTTTGGGCAGGCCACATTCCCAGCCCTGGAGCAGGATTGTAATTAGCCTAAGCCAGTTGTGGCAATCCCATTCTCTTTGCCCAATACTTGCttttccagcctcccttgcaaCTAGCGGTGGTCAGGTGACCCAGCTGTAGCTGTGCAGATATGGAGACGTCAGCCTAGAAATATTAGGGGAAGATAAGGAGGTACCCCGGGAGAGGCACTCTGTCCTTGCCCCCATCCCCAACCCAGCCTCTGTCCCCAGGCTTTCTAACTTAGCAGATGGTGAGAGGATCTGATGTTAGGAGCCCCTGTGAAGGCATTGGCTGAGAGGAGCTGGCACCCAAACACATGCCAACACTTTCATCTCCAGACTTCTTCATGCCTGAGAAATATATGCCCCTTTTGTTTGTGCCATAATTACTTGGGTTTTCCTTATTCACAGCTGAATCCAGACTTATCACATAAACCTAATGGTTACTCTTGAGGATTCATTATCCCAGAACTACAGAATCCCGGGGCGGGCAGAGCACCTGTTTCATTCAGCTCACCCTCCCCCATTTATGTGAATCTCCTCTCCAGCATCGCCACCGAGGGTCACTGAACTTCCACTTGCACATCTGAGTGCCCAGCATCCCAAGACTCTCTAAGGAAGCCCAGGTTTGATGGCTCCAGTGGGTATAAGGTTTTTATATTAAGTCAAAACTAAAttccttttgaaagtgaaagtgatagtcgctcagttgttctttgcgaccccatggactgtggcccaccaggctcctctgtccatgggattctccaggcaagaacactggagtaggttgccattcccttcttcaggggatcttcctgaccaagggatcaaaccccagtctcctgcatttgcaggcagattctttgctgtctgagccaccagggaagccctttccttttAATTCCACCCATTTGTCTTAGTGTGAGTAACTGGGAAAGAACAGGAAATTGTATAAAGGGTTGGGGGTGGAGTTGGGTGGATTTAGTGCCAACTTTTTCTAattacataacattgagcaagttacttaacaactctgaaccttagtttcttTTATCTATAAAGGGGAGACAATGAGTTCTCCTTCCCAAGGCTGTTGTGAGAATTTGCTGGCCACAGAGTAAGGCTGCAGCGATTGTTCGTGATCTCTTTAACACAGACTGTGTCAGCTAGCTGTCATCTCTGAGTTTGGCCCAGGAAAGGGGTGAGAGACCAGGAGAAGGGACTGGTAAGTTTTGATGCAGGGCAAAGAATATGGGCCATTATAACTCCCCaccagagatgtgtgtgtgtgcatgtgtgtgtgtgtgtgtgtgcatgcgtgtctgcctgcctgcctgagaACTTGGGGAGCAAGGAGGGCCTCCCAGGGAGCTGCAATGCTCCTTAGAAACGGAGAGGTTCCTAGCCTGACTGGTCTTGTTTCACAACCTTGTCTCCAGCCTGTCAGCCTTGTTCTGTCTGGCCCCCTGGACCTGTTCCTCCTTTTCAGATGACTCCTGCCTGATGTGCAAGAAGCTTGATGTAACAGCAAGGAAGACGCTGACTCAGCAAGAGTATCCAGGTGACTGGGGAAGGTTTGCAAGAGGGGCTTTAATTGCCAAGAACCCAGTTAGAAGGCAGAGATGCTGGTCGAGGCGGTGGCCAGCCAGGAGCGGGTCCTGGTGGAGGAGTGTCCTGGGGTGTGCCGGCCCTGGGTGAGCTTGCTTACTCTGTGGCACGTCCGAGATCAAGGCAGACGCCAAAGTTGGTGTTGGTGATGGAGCCCACGATGGTTTTGTCGACGTTGCAGGTCAGGCCCCGCTCACAGGGACACTTGTAGTAAATCCCATAGAGCGTCTGCAGAGACAGGGTGGTCACAGACTGTGCGGGCCAGCTGCCCCAGATGGCGCTTCTCCTTCGTGCCTCCTCGGGGGGGTGCGGGGGGTGCTGTGGGCCTGGAGGACCTGGGTTCTGCTGTCCACTGTGTGGCTCTTACTAACTTGGTCTCTCTGAGGAGCGTCTGTTTACCCACCCATGAAATAGGATGGGTAACACCTCGCTGCCCCGCCCACATCACCGGTCGGTTGTGAGGCTCGAGAGCGGATGGGATGGGAAAGGGCTTTGAAGTGTGCTGCCCTCCCTTCACCTCCAGCATTCGGTGTCCAGACTGACCCTCTTCCCTGAGCCCACCCCCAAGCCTCGAGGGCCCTCCCCACGCTGAGCTGTACCTCCCCAGCTGTCTCTGCCACCCCCCAACACCCTGCCCGCCGGCACTCACAAAGGCGGAGCACTCGCTGTTCTCGCTGGCCTTGGGTGCGCAGCGGGCCAGGCTCAGGCCGTCTTCCCGGTGGCAGCACTTGCTGGTGCACTGGGCGCTGTTCAGGCAGAGCTCACCCTCATCCTGCCAGGGGGCAGCCAGTCAGCCCGGCCTCCTCCCTTTGGTCCCCTGTCCATGCAGACCCCCAACTCACC contains:
- the CLPS gene encoding colipase isoform X3, encoding MEKVLVLLLVTLAVAYAVPDPRGIIINLTLYGIYYKCPCERGLTCNVDKTIVGSITNTNFGVCLDLGRATE
- the CLPS gene encoding colipase isoform X1; its protein translation is MEKVLVLLLVTLAVAYAVPDPRGIIINLDEGELCLNSAQCTSKCCHREDGLSLARCAPKASENSECSAFVSAGGQGVGGWQRQLGRYSSAWGGPSRLGGGLREEGQSGHRMLEVKGGQHTSKPFPIPSALEPHNRPVMWAGQRGVTHPISWVGKQTLLRETKLVRATQWTAEPRSSRPTAPPAPPRGGTKEKRHLGQLARTVCDHPVSADALWDLLQVSL
- the CLPS gene encoding colipase isoform X2, encoding MEKVLVLLLVTLAVAYAVPDPRGIIINLDEGELCLNSAQCTSKCCHREDGLSLARCAPKASENSECSAFTLYGIYYKCPCERGLTCNVDKTIVGSITNTNFGVCLDLGRATE